AATAACTCTTGTTGCATTGATTTCCTAATACGAGGCCTGTACTTTTATTGTAGTAAATTTAAAtctgttgttttgcagttttacaaaaGTGCAAATACTCTGCTGTTGAATTTAGAAGTAACACAATTACTGTAAGATGATATCATTTTTTAATCCTTTCACACAGGgttgtactcacttctgttgcaTACTGTACATTAAATCCTCAAATACTGCGCTGTTTAAAGAATGTGAGGTCGGTCTCTTAAAATCACTACTTTGACATATATGAcattacaatttattttattgtcattgagAAGTTGAAATACTGCTTTACAAGACCAACAAATAATATTGGGTTAAAATAGCTTTACCCAAGAAGAGCTTGGGAACACAATGCTAGAATATGAAGCCAAACAGTAATCTGTTTGGGGTAAAAGGTCAGCCAGCTTAGTCAACTGCAGTCTGAAGCAACACATAAAACTGACGTCTCATCCTCATGAAAGGAATCTAGACCAACGTCACACATAATATGGTATCTCTGTGATCAGATCCATTTCAGTCTCTTGTTTTGTTATGTTCCCTCAGCTGTTATAAAAGTGACTCCATGACCCCATGTCGCAGCGACGCAACAACTCAGGCTGCTCAGGTTTCTGAACTGGTGTAATGGAAACAGTTGTTGATACAGAGTGGACATTATGGGAGACAGGTCTTTGGGATGTGTACTGGGACAACCTCAAGAGGGAACTATTTACACTGTTAATTTGCTAGATGCACATGCAGGGAGGACATCTGGGTTCGTAACTCCTTCTTTGATGCTATTTTTAATTCACCGTCTCACTGTGGTTGATTTACAGACTGCAACAGAGGTGTAAAGATGATCGGAAAGATCCTCTCTCATCTGCTTGGGAACGCCAGCGAGGGCTTTGATGCTCCAGACCACACTTATGATAAGCTAATGGAGATTGAGGAGGGGGGATGGGTCATCGTTAATCTCACAGGTGAGAGATAAACCCTGCTAGAAGTACGGCAGCATACTGTTTACACTTCAGTCATTTCAATTGCTCTTTGTCATAATTGGTTAAGAACTGATCTGTCTGAACTCATACAGAGGATGAAGCTGGATCTTCCCCTGATGTGGATCCTCTTGAGAACCTGCTGATTGAACATCCCAGCATGTCTGTCTACCAGATGAGACGCAGGATGAGCggagctgaggaggaggaggaggagccagTCTCTGATGCAGATGAAGAGGATACCTCCAGGTGATTTTCTGCCTCACGTTTGTCTAAGATCTTAAGCCAAACATGAATAATCACTGACAGTCCCACAGCTCCCAGTTCCATTCCTATTATCTTTCTGCCTCTTTTAAAACCATGTAGCATATTCATAATAATAGTAGTATTCAATTCACTCATCCACCCAGTTAAGACAACTCCTTTCTGTGTTCTCTATGAGGATGCCAGCTTTCTTTTTCTGACTCTTGAATATAcaggaaaatacaacaaatagaTGAGCTTTTCTTGATGGCAAGAGGTCGGCATTATGTTTTTTGACATGCACATGTGGAACTTGTCGCAGCAGCAGACATAAAGCAGTCACCCTCCATTTCACCCTGTGCGTCAGTTATAGCCTTTGTAGTTTTGCAGTTTTGAGGCTCAACTTGCTGCTTGGTCTATATCCGAATTGACTTGACGACGTCTCAACTCATAATTTCATAACATTTAGGGAATTTAACCTCCACTGTTTGTG
This genomic interval from Acanthochromis polyacanthus isolate Apoly-LR-REF ecotype Palm Island chromosome 2, KAUST_Apoly_ChrSc, whole genome shotgun sequence contains the following:
- the si:ch211-260e23.9 gene encoding tumor protein p53-inducible nuclear protein 2, with the protein product MIGKILSHLLGNASEGFDAPDHTYDKLMEIEEGGWVIVNLTEDEAGSSPDVDPLENLLIEHPSMSVYQMRRRMSGAEEEEEEPVSDADEEDTSRPVAVRRHLSWSLAAWGIPLPCTVQLLAVQRARTQAERKKLSRSALHRQNLAKMRFSLGERRYGHFKQPAQRLYNY